One Streptomyces sp. B21-105 genomic region harbors:
- a CDS encoding glycoside hydrolase family 48 protein, giving the protein MKPSRRRRGARRLWTAAVAALALPLAMLSTSTTPAQAAALQCSVDYKTNDWGSGFTADLTLTNRGTDPISGWALTYSYAGNQKLSNGWNGSWSQSGQQITVNNATYNGTIAPGAAVGTGAQFTYSGANAAPTNFAVNGTPCAGAHQPPVTVLTSPTAGAVYTQGGAVPLQATAAAADNATITKIEFYDDTTLLGTDTSAPYTLSASGLSVGNHSLVAKAYDSLGASASSTPVGITVASGPAVVASTTQLAVQQGKTGTFTLKLSTQPSANVTVTTARTAGNTGLTVTGGASLTFTPSNWNTAQNVTITANASGTGAATFESTATGHAKATVTATEIAGTKAYDARFLDLYGKITNPANGYFSPEGIPYHSVETLIVEAPDQGHETTSEAYSYLLWLQAMYGKITGDWTKFNGAWDIMEKYMIPTHADQPTNSFYNASKPATYAPELDTPNEYPAKLDTGVSVGSDPIAGELKSAYGTDDVYGMHWLQDVDNTYGYGNSPGKCEAGPTDTGPSYINTFQRGAQESVWETVPQPTCDAFKYGGKNGYLDLFTGDASYAKQWKFTNAPDADARVVQAAYWADIWAKAQGKGSAVSAAVGKAAKMGDYLRYAMYDKYFKKIGNCVGPTACPAGTGKDASHYLLSWYYAWGGATDTSAGWAWRIGSSHTHGGYQNPLAAYALSSYADLKPKSATGQADWAKSLTRQLEFYRWLQSSEGAIAGGATNSWAGRYATPPAGTSTFYGMYYDQQPVYHDPPSNQWFGFQAWSMERVAEYYQQTGNASAKAVLDKWVDWALSKTTINPDGTFRIPSTLQWSGQPDTWNASSPGANNGLHVTVADYTDDVGVAAAYAKTLTYYAAKSGDTEAKTTAKALLDGMWSHNQDALGIAVPETRADYNRFDDGVYVPSGFSGTMPNGDTISSSSTFASLRSFYKNDPAWSKIESYLAGGAAPVFTYHRFWAQADIALAMGSYAELLE; this is encoded by the coding sequence ATGAAACCCTCACGCAGACGCCGCGGGGCGCGGCGCCTGTGGACCGCCGCCGTGGCGGCCCTCGCGCTCCCCCTCGCCATGCTGAGCACGAGCACGACGCCCGCCCAGGCGGCCGCGCTTCAGTGCAGCGTCGACTACAAGACCAACGACTGGGGCTCCGGGTTCACCGCCGACCTGACCCTCACCAACCGCGGTACCGACCCGATCAGCGGCTGGGCCCTGACGTACTCCTACGCCGGCAACCAGAAGCTGTCGAACGGCTGGAACGGCAGCTGGTCGCAGTCCGGTCAGCAGATCACCGTGAACAACGCCACCTACAACGGGACGATCGCTCCCGGCGCCGCGGTCGGCACGGGCGCGCAGTTCACCTACAGCGGCGCGAACGCCGCTCCCACGAACTTCGCGGTCAACGGCACTCCTTGCGCCGGCGCGCACCAGCCGCCGGTCACGGTGCTGACCAGCCCGACCGCGGGCGCCGTCTACACCCAGGGCGGCGCGGTGCCGCTCCAGGCGACCGCCGCCGCCGCCGACAACGCGACCATCACCAAGATCGAGTTCTACGACGACACGACACTGCTGGGCACGGACACCAGCGCGCCGTACACCCTGTCCGCCTCGGGGCTGTCCGTCGGCAACCACTCCCTGGTCGCCAAGGCCTACGACAGCCTGGGCGCGTCGGCGTCGTCCACACCGGTCGGCATCACGGTCGCCTCCGGGCCCGCCGTGGTCGCCTCCACCACCCAACTGGCCGTCCAGCAGGGCAAGACGGGCACGTTCACGCTGAAGCTGTCGACCCAGCCCTCGGCCAACGTGACCGTCACGACCGCCCGAACCGCCGGCAACACGGGCCTGACGGTGACCGGCGGCGCGAGCCTGACCTTCACCCCGTCGAACTGGAACACCGCCCAGAACGTGACCATCACCGCCAACGCCTCCGGCACGGGCGCCGCGACCTTCGAGTCGACGGCCACCGGACACGCGAAGGCGACGGTCACGGCCACCGAGATCGCCGGGACAAAGGCGTACGACGCCCGCTTCCTCGACCTCTACGGCAAGATCACCAACCCGGCGAACGGCTACTTCTCCCCCGAGGGCATCCCGTACCACTCGGTCGAGACGCTGATCGTCGAAGCCCCGGACCAGGGCCACGAGACCACGTCCGAGGCCTACAGCTACCTGCTGTGGCTGCAGGCGATGTACGGGAAGATCACCGGCGACTGGACCAAGTTCAACGGCGCCTGGGACATCATGGAGAAGTACATGATCCCCACCCACGCCGACCAGCCGACGAACTCCTTCTACAACGCCTCCAAGCCGGCCACCTACGCACCCGAGCTGGACACGCCGAACGAGTATCCGGCGAAGCTGGACACCGGGGTGTCCGTGGGGTCGGATCCGATCGCGGGCGAACTGAAGTCCGCGTACGGCACGGACGACGTCTACGGCATGCACTGGCTGCAGGACGTGGACAACACCTACGGCTACGGCAACTCGCCCGGCAAGTGCGAGGCGGGCCCGACCGACACCGGTCCGTCGTACATCAACACCTTCCAGCGCGGCGCGCAGGAATCGGTGTGGGAAACGGTTCCGCAACCGACTTGCGACGCCTTCAAGTACGGCGGCAAGAACGGTTACCTGGACCTCTTCACCGGTGACGCCTCCTACGCCAAGCAGTGGAAGTTCACCAACGCCCCCGACGCCGACGCACGCGTCGTGCAGGCCGCGTACTGGGCGGACATCTGGGCCAAGGCCCAGGGCAAGGGCAGCGCCGTCTCCGCGGCCGTCGGCAAGGCGGCGAAGATGGGCGACTACCTGCGCTACGCGATGTACGACAAGTACTTCAAGAAGATCGGCAACTGCGTCGGACCGACCGCCTGCCCGGCCGGCACCGGCAAGGACGCCTCGCACTACCTGCTGTCCTGGTACTACGCCTGGGGCGGCGCGACCGACACCAGCGCCGGCTGGGCGTGGCGCATCGGCTCCAGTCACACCCACGGCGGCTACCAGAACCCCCTGGCCGCCTACGCGCTCAGCAGCTATGCCGACCTGAAGCCCAAGTCGGCGACGGGCCAGGCGGACTGGGCGAAGTCGCTCACCCGGCAGCTGGAGTTCTACCGCTGGCTGCAGTCCAGCGAGGGCGCCATCGCGGGCGGCGCGACGAACAGCTGGGCGGGCCGCTACGCGACTCCCCCGGCCGGCACGTCGACCTTCTACGGCATGTACTACGACCAGCAGCCCGTCTACCACGACCCGCCGTCCAACCAGTGGTTCGGCTTCCAGGCGTGGTCGATGGAGCGGGTGGCCGAGTACTACCAGCAGACGGGGAACGCGAGCGCGAAGGCGGTCCTCGACAAGTGGGTCGACTGGGCGCTGTCCAAGACCACGATCAACCCGGACGGCACCTTCCGGATCCCCTCCACGCTCCAGTGGTCGGGTCAGCCCGACACCTGGAACGCGTCAAGTCCGGGCGCAAACAACGGACTTCATGTCACCGTCGCCGATTACACCGACGACGTCGGCGTGGCCGCCGCGTACGCCAAGACGCTGACGTACTACGCCGCCAAGTCCGGTGACACGGAGGCGAAGACGACGGCGAAGGCGCTCCTGGACGGCATGTGGTCCCACAACCAGGACGCCCTCGGCATCGCGGTCCCGGAGACCCGCGCCGACTACAACCGCTTCGACGACGGCGTGTACGTCCCGAGCGGCTTCAGCGGCACGATGCCGAACGGCGACACGATCAGCTCCTCCTCGACCTTCGCCTCGCTGCGATCGTTCTACAAGAACGACCCGGCCTGGTCGAAGATCGAGAGCTATCTCGCGGGCGGCGCCGCGCCCGTGTTCACGTACCACCGCTTCTGGGCCCAGGCGGACATCGCCCTGGCCATGGGCTCGTACGCGGAGCTTCTCGAATAA
- a CDS encoding cellulase family glycosylhydrolase: protein MRHPPRSVLLAVAGTSALVAGALLPVVTAQGAAPACTVEYSVTSQWDTGFQGAVKITNNAAAVSSWSLAFDFAGGQKVTQGWNAKWSQSGTTVTAANESWNGSLGTGASVSAGFIASKAGANAVPTTFRLNGTTCNAGTDPTPTPTPTSTPTPTAPPSTVPPGTGDEPPALHVLGNKLVDAAGNTRRLLGVNRSGGEFMCVQGRGIWDGPVDDAAIAAIAAWHVGTVRIPLNEECWLGLSNIDPAYRGATYVNAVKDLVARVKAHGMTPIVELHWTYGQYTGNSAGCSDVHAGCQKPMPDMQYTPSFWTSVANVFKNDQSVVFDLFNEPYPDRATATTAQAWQCWRDGGTCPGIGYEVAGMQDLVDSVRATGAKNVILAGGIAYSNDLGQWLTHKPTDPTGNLAAAYHVYNFNSCANENCWNSTLAPVAAQVPLVAGEIGENTCSHGFVDRVMKWFDDRGLSYLGWTWNAWDCSTGPSLISAYDGTPTAYGIGLRDHLRALDG, encoded by the coding sequence ATGCGTCACCCCCCGCGTTCAGTACTTTTAGCCGTGGCCGGCACGAGCGCCCTTGTCGCGGGTGCCCTGTTACCGGTCGTCACGGCGCAAGGAGCGGCGCCTGCCTGCACGGTGGAGTACTCGGTCACCAGCCAGTGGGACACCGGTTTCCAGGGCGCCGTGAAGATCACCAACAACGCGGCGGCCGTGAGCAGTTGGAGTCTTGCCTTCGATTTCGCGGGCGGCCAGAAGGTCACCCAGGGCTGGAACGCCAAGTGGTCCCAGTCCGGGACGACGGTCACCGCCGCGAACGAGAGCTGGAACGGCTCCCTGGGCACGGGCGCGAGCGTCAGCGCGGGATTCATCGCCTCGAAGGCGGGGGCGAACGCCGTACCGACCACCTTCCGGCTCAACGGCACGACCTGCAACGCCGGCACCGACCCCACACCCACCCCTACACCCACCTCCACGCCGACCCCCACCGCACCGCCCTCGACCGTCCCGCCCGGCACCGGTGACGAGCCGCCCGCCCTGCACGTCTTGGGCAACAAGCTCGTGGACGCCGCCGGAAACACCCGCCGGCTGCTCGGCGTGAACCGCTCCGGCGGCGAGTTCATGTGCGTGCAGGGGCGCGGCATCTGGGACGGACCGGTCGACGACGCAGCCATCGCGGCGATCGCCGCCTGGCACGTCGGCACCGTCCGCATTCCGCTCAACGAGGAGTGCTGGCTGGGTCTTTCGAACATCGACCCCGCATACCGCGGCGCCACCTACGTCAACGCCGTGAAGGACCTGGTCGCCCGCGTCAAGGCGCACGGCATGACGCCGATCGTCGAACTGCACTGGACGTACGGCCAGTACACGGGCAACTCGGCCGGCTGTTCCGACGTGCACGCCGGCTGCCAGAAGCCGATGCCCGACATGCAGTACACGCCGTCGTTCTGGACGTCGGTCGCCAACGTCTTCAAGAACGACCAGAGCGTGGTCTTCGACCTGTTCAACGAGCCCTACCCGGACCGCGCCACCGCCACGACCGCCCAGGCGTGGCAGTGCTGGCGGGACGGCGGGACCTGCCCCGGCATCGGCTACGAGGTCGCCGGCATGCAGGACCTCGTCGACTCCGTACGGGCGACCGGGGCCAAGAACGTGATCCTGGCCGGCGGGATCGCCTACTCCAACGACCTCGGTCAGTGGCTGACCCACAAGCCCACCGACCCCACCGGCAATCTCGCCGCCGCGTACCACGTCTACAACTTCAACTCCTGTGCCAACGAGAACTGTTGGAACTCCACCCTCGCCCCCGTGGCCGCCCAGGTGCCGCTGGTGGCCGGGGAGATCGGCGAGAACACCTGCTCACATGGTTTCGTCGACCGCGTCATGAAGTGGTTCGACGATCGCGGCCTGTCGTACCTGGGCTGGACCTGGAACGCGTGGGACTGCTCCACCGGTCCGTCCCTCATCTCCGCCTACGACGGGACGCCCACGGCGTACGGCATCGGACTGCGCGACCATCTGCGCGCACTCGACGGATAG
- a CDS encoding glycoside hydrolase family 6 protein: MSRSRTAVLAALALVAGASGTALAVVPGDSGLAAVPCSVDYKVQNDWGSGFTAAVTVTNNSAAKSSWAVKWSYAGSQKVTNAWNAKVTQAGTAVTAANETYNGTLATGGSVSFGFQGTYSGSNAVPTSFTLDGATCNVDGGTGPTDPGPTDPGPTDPGPSNRVDNPYAGAKVYVNPEWSANAAAEPGGSRISSQPTGVWLDRIAAINGAGGHMGLRAHLDAALAQKGSGEEVVQLVVYDLPGRDCSALASNGELGPTEIDKYKTQFIDPIAAILSDSKYAGLRIVTTVEIDSLPNLVTNTGSRPTATPTCDVMKANGNYVKGVGYALNKLGAIPNVYNYIDAGHHGWLGWDDNFAASAEIMFQAANAEGATVDDVHGFITNTANYSALKENNFTINDSVAGKSVRESKWVDWNRYTDELSYAQAFRNQLVTTGFRSNIGMLIDTSRNGWGGSARPAGPGATTSVDTYVNGGRYDRRIHVGNWCNQSGAGLGERPKAAPAAGIDAYVWMKPPGESDGSSSAIANDEGKGFDRMCDPTYTGNPRNGNSMSGSLANAPLSGHWFSAQFQQLMQNAYPAL, from the coding sequence ATGAGCCGTAGCAGAACAGCGGTACTCGCCGCGCTGGCGCTGGTCGCCGGCGCCTCGGGGACGGCACTCGCCGTGGTCCCCGGTGACTCGGGGCTCGCCGCCGTCCCGTGCAGCGTCGACTACAAGGTGCAGAACGACTGGGGAAGCGGTTTCACCGCCGCCGTCACCGTCACCAACAACTCGGCTGCCAAGTCGAGTTGGGCGGTCAAGTGGTCGTACGCCGGCAGCCAGAAGGTCACCAACGCCTGGAACGCGAAGGTCACCCAGGCCGGTACGGCCGTCACCGCCGCCAATGAGACCTACAACGGGACGCTGGCGACCGGCGGTTCGGTCAGCTTCGGGTTCCAGGGCACCTACAGCGGCAGCAACGCCGTGCCGACCTCGTTCACCCTCGACGGGGCCACCTGCAACGTGGACGGCGGGACCGGTCCCACCGACCCCGGTCCGACGGACCCCGGCCCCACCGACCCCGGCCCCTCCAACAGGGTCGACAACCCCTACGCCGGCGCCAAGGTGTACGTGAACCCCGAATGGTCGGCGAACGCCGCCGCCGAGCCGGGCGGCAGCCGTATCTCCAGCCAGCCCACCGGTGTCTGGCTCGACCGCATCGCCGCCATCAACGGCGCAGGCGGCCACATGGGGCTGCGCGCCCACCTGGACGCGGCCCTCGCACAGAAGGGCAGCGGCGAAGAGGTCGTCCAGCTGGTCGTCTACGACCTCCCCGGGCGTGACTGCTCCGCCCTCGCCTCCAACGGCGAGCTCGGCCCGACGGAGATCGACAAGTACAAGACGCAGTTCATCGACCCGATCGCGGCGATCCTGTCCGACAGCAAGTACGCGGGGCTGCGGATCGTCACCACCGTCGAGATCGACTCGCTGCCCAACCTCGTCACCAACACGGGCAGCCGGCCGACCGCCACCCCGACCTGCGACGTTATGAAGGCCAACGGCAACTACGTGAAGGGCGTCGGCTACGCGCTGAACAAGCTCGGCGCCATTCCCAACGTCTACAACTACATCGACGCCGGTCACCACGGCTGGCTCGGCTGGGACGACAACTTCGCCGCCTCCGCCGAGATCATGTTCCAGGCCGCGAACGCCGAGGGCGCGACCGTCGACGACGTGCACGGCTTCATCACCAACACGGCGAACTACAGTGCCCTGAAGGAGAACAACTTCACCATCAACGACTCGGTGGCCGGCAAGTCGGTCCGTGAGTCCAAGTGGGTGGACTGGAACCGGTACACCGATGAGCTGTCGTACGCCCAGGCGTTCCGCAACCAGCTGGTCACGACCGGCTTCCGGTCCAACATCGGCATGCTGATCGACACCTCCCGCAACGGCTGGGGCGGCTCCGCCCGGCCCGCCGGCCCGGGCGCCACGACCAGCGTGGACACCTATGTGAACGGCGGACGTTACGACCGTCGGATCCACGTCGGCAACTGGTGCAACCAGTCCGGCGCCGGACTCGGCGAGCGCCCGAAGGCCGCTCCGGCTGCCGGGATCGACGCCTACGTCTGGATGAAGCCGCCGGGCGAGTCCGACGGTTCCAGCTCCGCCATCGCCAACGACGAGGGCAAGGGCTTCGACCGGATGTGCGACCCGACGTACACGGGCAACCCCCGCAACGGCAACAGCATGTCGGGCTCCCTGGCGAACGCACCGCTGTCCGGACACTGGTTCTCGGCCCAGTTCCAGCAGCTGATGCAGAACGCTTACCCCGCGCTGTAG
- a CDS encoding class I SAM-dependent methyltransferase — MAHHPHASHADQDTHGDGQPHSHGNGNGNCHRTDIDWAELAPYLEAQAELFTPLYERALSWLGKEVTEPGLIVDAGSGPGVVSCLFAETFPGARVLAVDSSEPLLRRAGERAARLGYADRFGTLAGELPGVLDELDYPANLLWAGRSLHHLGDQRAALSAFAQRLGPGGTLAIMEGGLPTRFLPRDLGFGRPGLEARLDALEAERFARMRADLPGSVAETEDWAALLGAVGLRRSRSRSFLLDLPAPASDRARTYVAESLSRLREGFGEELDPVDRATVDRLLDPDDEASVHRRADVFVLAAHTVHTAVRAV, encoded by the coding sequence ATGGCGCACCACCCGCACGCATCCCACGCCGACCAGGACACGCACGGCGACGGCCAACCGCACAGCCATGGCAATGGCAACGGCAACTGTCACCGCACCGACATCGACTGGGCCGAGCTGGCGCCGTATCTGGAGGCGCAGGCCGAACTCTTCACCCCTCTCTACGAGCGGGCCCTGTCCTGGCTCGGGAAGGAGGTGACCGAGCCCGGCCTGATCGTGGACGCGGGCAGCGGTCCCGGGGTCGTCTCCTGTCTGTTCGCCGAGACCTTCCCCGGGGCGCGCGTCCTGGCGGTCGACAGCTCCGAGCCGCTGCTCCGGCGGGCCGGGGAACGGGCGGCCCGACTCGGATACGCCGACCGGTTCGGCACCCTGGCCGGTGAACTGCCCGGCGTACTGGATGAGTTGGACTACCCGGCCAACCTGCTGTGGGCCGGGCGCAGCCTGCATCACCTGGGCGACCAGCGCGCCGCCCTGTCCGCCTTCGCGCAGCGCCTCGGGCCCGGCGGAACGCTGGCGATCATGGAGGGCGGACTGCCGACCCGGTTCCTGCCGCGCGACCTGGGCTTCGGGCGACCGGGCCTCGAGGCACGGCTCGACGCGCTGGAGGCGGAGCGGTTCGCGCGGATGCGGGCCGACCTGCCGGGCTCCGTGGCTGAGACGGAGGACTGGGCGGCGTTGCTCGGCGCCGTGGGCCTGAGGCGCAGCCGCAGCCGCAGCTTCCTGCTGGATCTGCCCGCGCCCGCCTCCGACCGGGCCCGCACCTACGTCGCGGAGAGCCTGTCCCGGCTGCGGGAAGGATTCGGCGAGGAGCTCGACCCCGTCGACCGCGCCACCGTCGACCGCCTCCTCGACCCGGACGACGAGGCGAGTGTGCACCGCCGGGCCGATGTCTTCGTGCTCGCCGCCCACACCGTGCACACCGCCGTACGGGCGGTCTGA
- a CDS encoding SDR family oxidoreductase — translation MTDSPVTLITGGGSGIGAAVARQLLDLGHRVAVTGRGEERLRAFAADLGDPKALSTFAGNAADYDSVRSAVDRTLDAYGRLDAVVANAGTATHDSVAEGDPAGWTEMVLTNVLGPALLIRASIDALKETRGRIVLVGSVAGFVPTPGNLYGATKYAVTGLAENTRRQVTEWGVGVTLVAPGRVETPFWDSYGSLPPGHLLTADQIADSVVWALRQPAGVDVNTVVVRPIGQPN, via the coding sequence ATGACCGACTCTCCGGTCACACTGATCACCGGCGGCGGCAGCGGCATCGGGGCCGCAGTTGCACGGCAACTGCTGGACCTCGGGCACCGGGTCGCCGTCACCGGCCGGGGCGAGGAGCGGCTGCGCGCGTTCGCCGCGGACCTCGGCGACCCGAAGGCCCTGTCGACGTTCGCCGGGAACGCCGCCGACTACGACAGCGTACGGTCGGCGGTGGACCGTACCCTCGACGCCTACGGTCGACTGGACGCGGTCGTCGCCAACGCGGGGACCGCCACCCATGACTCGGTCGCCGAGGGCGACCCGGCCGGGTGGACCGAGATGGTGCTGACCAACGTCCTCGGGCCCGCGCTGCTCATCCGGGCGTCGATCGACGCGCTGAAGGAGACCCGGGGACGGATCGTGCTGGTCGGCAGCGTCGCCGGCTTCGTGCCCACCCCGGGCAACCTGTACGGCGCGACCAAGTACGCGGTTACCGGACTTGCGGAGAACACTCGCCGCCAGGTCACCGAGTGGGGCGTCGGCGTGACGCTGGTCGCGCCCGGCCGGGTGGAGACCCCGTTCTGGGACAGCTACGGCAGCCTGCCGCCCGGCCATCTGCTGACCGCGGACCAGATCGCCGACTCCGTCGTGTGGGCCCTGCGGCAGCCCGCCGGAGTCGACGTCAACACCGTCGTCGTCCGGCCGATCGGGCAGCCCAACTGA
- a CDS encoding aldo/keto reductase — MPQLGFGVWQVPDDEAEQAVTTALEAGYRSIDTAAIYGNEEGTGKALAASGVPRRDVFVTTKLWNADQGHDATLRAFDASLAKLGLDYVDLYLIHWPRPARGQYVDTYKAFEKLLADGRVKAIGVSNFLPEHLERLIDETSVVPAVNQIELHPHLQQQESRAFHADRGIATEAWSPLGQGKGLLEVPAVVAIARKHDRTPAQVVLRWHLQLGNVVIPKSVTPSRIKENIDVFDFSLDTEDLAAISALNEDRRIGPDPATFDVG, encoded by the coding sequence ATGCCCCAGCTGGGCTTCGGGGTCTGGCAGGTGCCGGACGACGAGGCGGAGCAGGCGGTCACCACCGCACTGGAGGCCGGGTACCGCAGCATCGACACAGCGGCGATCTACGGCAACGAGGAGGGCACCGGCAAGGCCCTCGCCGCCTCCGGCGTGCCCCGCCGGGACGTCTTCGTCACCACGAAGCTCTGGAACGCCGACCAGGGACACGACGCGACGCTGCGCGCCTTCGACGCTTCCCTGGCAAAGCTCGGCCTGGACTACGTGGACCTGTACCTGATCCACTGGCCGCGGCCGGCCCGCGGTCAGTACGTCGACACGTACAAGGCCTTCGAGAAGCTCCTCGCCGACGGCCGCGTCAAGGCGATCGGCGTGTCGAACTTCCTGCCGGAGCACCTCGAGCGGTTGATCGACGAGACGTCGGTCGTGCCGGCCGTCAACCAGATCGAGCTGCACCCGCATCTGCAGCAGCAGGAGTCCCGCGCGTTCCACGCGGATCGGGGCATCGCCACCGAGGCCTGGTCCCCGCTCGGCCAGGGCAAGGGCCTGCTCGAGGTCCCGGCGGTGGTGGCCATCGCCCGCAAGCACGACCGCACGCCGGCCCAGGTGGTGCTGCGCTGGCACCTCCAGCTCGGCAACGTGGTGATCCCGAAGTCCGTGACGCCGTCGCGGATCAAGGAGAACATCGACGTGTTCGACTTCAGCCTGGACACCGAGGACCTCGCGGCGATCAGCGCCCTGAACGAGGATCGTCGCATCGGTCCGGACCCGGCCACGTTCGACGTCGGCTGA
- a CDS encoding AMP-dependent synthetase/ligase, whose product MREFTNPALALPPPVGGLADVVFQHAQDDPHYIALGRKDERGEWRDVTSAEFRDEVLALAKGLLAGGIRFGDRVAIMSRTRYEWTLFDYALWTIGAQVVPVYPSSSAEQCFWMLYDAECTAAVVEHEDHAMTIATVIDRLPQLRQLWQLDSGCVQELYDAGAAIEDDVVHRHREAVTPDSTATIIYTSGTTGRPKGCVVSHGNFMFEADTVIERWEPVFHSRKGDEAATLLFLPLAHVFGRMVQIAAIRGRVRFGHQPQLNAAALLPDLQAFRPTFFLAVPYIFEKVFGSARRKAEREGRAGPFEKAVDVAVHYAEAIEAKAWGTGPGPSAGLRMQHQLFDKLVYSKLRAAMGGRVRQAMSGGSAMDRRLGLFFAGAGVQIYEGYGLTETTAAATANPPGRTRYGTVGQPIPGMTVHIADDGEIWLRGDNVFQGYLNNPKATDEALHDGWLATGDLGALDEDGYLTITGRKKEILVTSGGKSVAPGLLEERVRDHPLVHQCLLVGNDRPFVAALITLDHEAVEHWLEMRDKPQMTPAELVHDADLEAEVRRAVVAANTLVSKAESIRTFRILGQPFSEEHGLLTPSLKLKRKAIENAYADEVEALYNS is encoded by the coding sequence TTGCGGGAGTTCACCAACCCTGCGTTGGCGCTGCCACCGCCGGTCGGCGGCCTGGCCGACGTCGTCTTCCAGCACGCCCAGGACGACCCGCACTACATCGCGCTCGGCCGCAAGGACGAGCGCGGCGAATGGCGCGACGTCACCTCCGCCGAGTTCCGCGACGAGGTCCTCGCCCTGGCCAAAGGCCTCCTCGCCGGGGGCATCCGGTTCGGCGACCGCGTCGCGATCATGTCCCGCACCCGCTACGAGTGGACCCTGTTCGACTACGCCCTGTGGACCATCGGCGCCCAGGTGGTGCCGGTCTACCCTTCCTCGTCCGCCGAGCAGTGCTTCTGGATGCTCTACGACGCCGAGTGCACCGCCGCCGTCGTCGAGCACGAGGACCACGCGATGACGATCGCCACCGTCATCGACCGCCTCCCGCAGCTGCGACAGCTGTGGCAGCTGGACTCGGGCTGCGTGCAGGAGCTGTACGACGCGGGCGCGGCCATCGAGGACGACGTGGTCCACCGGCACCGGGAGGCGGTCACCCCCGACTCGACCGCGACGATCATCTACACCTCCGGGACCACCGGCCGGCCCAAGGGCTGCGTCGTCTCGCACGGCAACTTCATGTTCGAGGCGGACACCGTCATCGAACGCTGGGAGCCGGTGTTCCACTCCAGGAAAGGGGACGAGGCGGCGACCCTGCTGTTCCTGCCCCTGGCGCACGTCTTCGGGCGGATGGTGCAGATCGCCGCGATCCGCGGCAGGGTCCGCTTCGGCCACCAGCCGCAGCTCAACGCGGCCGCGCTGCTCCCCGACCTGCAGGCGTTCCGCCCGACGTTCTTCCTGGCCGTGCCCTACATCTTCGAGAAGGTGTTCGGCTCCGCCCGGCGCAAGGCGGAACGGGAAGGCAGGGCGGGGCCGTTCGAGAAGGCCGTCGACGTGGCCGTGCACTACGCCGAGGCGATCGAGGCGAAGGCCTGGGGCACCGGACCGGGGCCGTCGGCCGGGCTGCGCATGCAGCACCAGCTGTTCGACAAGCTCGTCTACTCCAAGCTGCGCGCGGCCATGGGCGGCCGGGTGCGGCAGGCGATGTCCGGCGGCTCGGCCATGGACCGCAGACTCGGCCTCTTCTTCGCCGGCGCGGGCGTGCAGATCTACGAGGGCTACGGCCTGACGGAAACGACAGCGGCGGCGACCGCGAACCCGCCCGGGCGCACCCGGTACGGCACAGTCGGCCAGCCCATCCCCGGCATGACCGTGCACATCGCGGACGACGGCGAGATCTGGCTGCGCGGCGACAACGTCTTCCAGGGGTACCTCAACAACCCCAAGGCCACCGACGAGGCGCTGCACGACGGCTGGCTGGCCACCGGCGACCTCGGTGCCCTGGACGAGGACGGGTATCTCACCATCACCGGCCGCAAGAAGGAGATCCTGGTCACCTCCGGGGGCAAGAGCGTCGCGCCCGGGCTGCTGGAGGAGCGGGTGCGCGACCACCCCCTGGTCCACCAGTGCCTCCTGGTGGGCAACGACCGGCCGTTCGTGGCCGCCCTGATCACGCTCGACCACGAGGCCGTCGAACACTGGCTGGAGATGCGCGACAAGCCGCAGATGACACCCGCGGAGCTGGTCCACGACGCCGACCTGGAGGCAGAGGTGCGCCGCGCGGTGGTGGCCGCCAACACGCTGGTCTCGAAAGCGGAGTCGATCCGCACGTTCCGCATCCTCGGCCAGCCCTTCAGCGAGGAACACGGGCTGCTGACCCCGTCACTGAAACTGAAGCGCAAGGCGATCGAGAACGCTTACGCGGACGAGGTCGAGGCGCTGTACAACTCCTGA